acacagtggTTAAGCTCTAAGTAACTCCCCTAGTCACACAATGAGGGTTTCATacttttaaagagggaaaaaagattttAAGCTTCTTGTTACTTTTAACATAGATTCCCAACCAAAGTTCCTGATTTACTACTTTATCTCTAAATAGATTTACAAACTGACTGCTTGGCCTTgtatgggaggcagcatggtgcagtggaaagtgtgtgggctttggagtcagagtactTGGATTCATATCCTAACTCTGCTACCCAATGTTTGCAcataacatctctgggcctcagtttcctcaagtataaaatgaagggatttgactATACGAgtttaaaagttgctttcctctctaagattctattgtcactttttttttgtcccaATTCCCAGTTGAGAGAACAGTGATTATTCCTTCTCTGTTCTCATCAGGGATCAGCATTCTACCTCAGCCCCTAAGCCCTTTCACCAGATATCATACATCTTAGGAGTTATGAAATGTAGCTTCACCTcagcaagaaaaaaacaaaaactgtggCCTCTTTGGTTCTTAGATGAACAGACCACAAAACTTGCCTATTCCATTTGGATTTATTGctcttatatattttttcaaataaaatgcaATGTGTCTTTTTGTGTGTTTCATGTTCAAGAAGTTAACGACTGGAATGAATAGAGTATTCATACTTAACAAATAggaaaattcacatgtaaattatCGAAGTTCatggcctttcttttctttggctaCGGAATGAGATGTTTCACTGGGCCAGCTCTAGCTTTGTAAATAAACAAGAATATGCTTGTTTCTATCACTATGATCTAGGAAAGCTGAAGGACTTTCTATGTGTCTCAcagtgggggagaagaaaattCACATCCACATTCCTTTGAGTTTAATAAGTTGCAAAGTGGGGTGGAAAATGGGAAATCGCTTGGACACATTGTTAAAAACTATCTTAGTCCCCAGGGCTACTTAGGAGTAGCTGCTCATCTTTAAAGCCTCTCCAGTTCTGACTCTCAGAGGTAGCCTAATGGAACCATTAGAGATATCTTAGGGAGTTGGAGACCTCCATTACTATGTCTCAAGTTGGGCTTCTGAAGATACTgtgggggaggaaaaagggagggagaagatgagaaaaagaggaTAAAGTTTAAAATGTCTTTCTTCTAACCTCAGTTGACAATTTCCAGCTCCAATATTTCCCTACGgcctcttcctaaagaagacaTTACAGCCTACGTTTAGCACCACACTCTCAGTAGTTTGGGTTAAGTGTATACAGACCTGTGCAGGTTATATCACCAACAGTCACTCTGAAGGTGAAACTTGGCGTATTTGCATGTCCATCGGCTCTTTCAAATTCATAAACGGGTACATTATTGGTCTTCATGCCATACTCATGTAACACCTGAATCGGTGTTTTCCCAGGTTTGGCTGTGATCATTTTCCCCAACCTGCATAAATGAGAAGGTTGTCGGCTGGAAATGCCAAGGGTTGGCGGTGTGAGTGGGAGAGGGCAAGAAAGCAGAAATTTTAAGTTGTCAAGTGGGGCCCTAAAGCAAATCAAAGGGAATTCACTTTTCATTCTTAAAACTAGAAAACGAGGTGGCTGTATTTCTTCTGAGttctgcaaaatgaagacagcagaGGGAGTGGGGGGATTCTCCAATTTCCTCTGCTGGCAGCTCCAGGGATCaggagaggtggaggaggggggaggttaGAGAGGGTCAGAGAGAGAGCCCAAAAAGCTGGCTCCAGCAGCACCTGCTCAGGGAACGAAAAGCTCTCCAAGGCACCACGGGCGTCCTCTTTCTCAAGCCTATCAGGGCTCAGGTAACTCGAGCTGCCTGGGGCTTCTGGGATGCGACAGCAGCGTCTCTTCTTGCCTGACCCACCCACGGCGCTGccggtggggtggggtgggaagggaagggcgaggggaaggtgggggagggaaggagtagaTCGGTGGAGGGCGGGGCCAATCCCAGCTCCAAgaagtggatgggggaggggggaggaagacggggtggggaggagggagggggtacCATTACCCAGAAGGCAACTCGGTGGCCTCCTCGTCCTCTCtcgccccctcccctccttccccggGAGGCTCTACCTGGTGTCCCACGGGCCGGGCCCGGCAGGCTGGGGCTCCGCCCGCGAACTGACCTGAAGGTGCCGCTGTCCTGGGGGGCTGGCGGCGAGGTCGGGGTGTGGGGCCCGCCCTGGGGCATGCTCGGCCGTGAGGCGGCGGCTGGAGCCGCCGGCGTGGCTGGGGCCGCCGGGGTGGCAGCGGGAGGGGCTCGGGGCCGGGGGTTCGATCTCCTTCCCTTGGGCGGCCCGTCCCCGAGAGGGGCCTCTTTGGACCCCGGGGCCGCCGTCGCGGTCGCCGTTGCGGTCGCCGTGGTGGTCGCTCCCTGTTCCCCTTCCGccactgctgcttctgcttcAGCCGCCTCttgtccctcttctcctcctcgtCCCCCCTCCTCCTCCGCGTCCCTGTTGTGGTTCCGGGGGgcgggggagaagaggaggagccGATGGCGCAGCCCCCCTCACTCCCCCCGCCGCGCCCGCACCTGCTGCCGCCGCCTCGGCCCGGGCCCCCCGCCCGGCGTCCGCTCCGAGCAGCCGGGCGTCCGCTGCCGGCGGCTCCCCCGGACCTCGGCCCCCAAACTGCCCTTCCCTCCCGAGTCGGCGAGCGCGTGCTGCGTGCGGTCACTGACACAACGCCCCCCGCCACGGGCCCCGCGTGCCAGGCCCGGGAGCGGGGTCATTTTCCTCTATCCGGGCATTTCTTGCTTCGCCTGAGGAGAGGGCGCGTCAGGACCGCCATAGTGGTAGCACCCCGGCCCCCCTTCTCCCCGAGAGCCTTCAGAGCGGGCCTCCCGTGGACACGCACTCGGGCGCCCATCCTAACCTCCTCTCGCTCAAAGCCCACGGACGCTTTCCTTCCCGAGATGGGATGGAAGCACGTCCGCCTGACAAGTGATCGATCATCCTCTTACTGAAAAATGACATTCCCCTTTCATGCAAAATCAGCGTGTTCCCGAGTCCCGGACGATGTCCTGAGCCCGGGGGGACCCCAAATCGAGGGAGGTTGAACTAACCCAGTGGGCTCCGGGTCTAGGGAGTCTGGGGGCTTGCCCGGCCACACAACATGACGTCATGTCAGAGCTAGTGCAGGGAAGGGCGTCCATCAAACAAGTGCCCGCTCTGTGCCACGCCGAGCTGGACGTTGGGGATGCCAAGTCCGAGGGTTGAAATGGTCCCCATTCGCAGCGCGCTCTCATTTCTAATGACTCAATTttcaccttcccctcttcttccaccTCCTTGTTCTCTTTCACCCCGTCTGGGGTTTGCAGGAGTCATCCCTGCTCCATCCCGGTTCAGTACCGCTGCGAGCTCAGCTCCTGGGACTCCCACCCAGCCTGCGGAGAAATCGCAAACCTTCGGCAATTAAAGagattccccccccttttttaattctTGTCGTCTCATATATGGGGCTGAACAGAGTGCACTCTTCTTGGGTCGCCCCACAGAAGATAGccattgttttaaaataatcctCATCGACTCACGTCTTTAGTTAGCATCCCTCCACATTTGGGCTGTGTCCCGGCTGTGGAAGATTCACAGATAGTACCTTCTGGCCCCAAGTGCTTGGAAGGAAGTGCTCTTTCCTGGACCTCACCTCTTCATCTCCGACCTTCCCTCCGCCCTCAGCTTGGAAAACAAGAATAGACTGATGAAGGAAAACAAATGCAGAGCCCCTTTATAAACGGGCTTTTCATTCTAAGTCTACTCCGGCGTCAGTCCAGAGGATAAATATCTAATATGAAATGGTTAGACAATAATATGAACCTTGGGACTGTTCTTAAGTCAATAAAAGGATACACTGTGTTCATTTAATATGAATACAACCCCCcatacattattattttttccgcAAAGAGGATAAGATGAGGTGCATAAGAAAATCAGTCTTTAAATTGCTCCCAGATGATTCTTTTGCTGTTGCCCAAAATGGCATAACTCACTGCCAAAATTGGCATCATTAAAGAAATTTCCTTTGGACCAGTTCCACTGAAGATTGCATCCAGGGCTAATGCTTGTCATTTTAATCTGTAAGTCTTGCTAATGTATTCTTCAGAATTGATACTATATTGGATCGGTTGCCCTGATCATACTTCATTAGCTCTGGTCCTAACAAAAGACATTACTGCCACTTAATGTTTGTTTCTTCTGTTAGTTTTTTTAGTCATATAGAATGGCAGTTGTGGCACTCCAGTCTTACCTTTAGTATATCAGTTTACACGATGTATAATTCATTATGCTGAGTTCATGAAGCTGAAAGGGAACAGTGAGTTCTGCACACTGGAAACTAGTTAGCGAAAACaggttattttgctttttgaTTAAGTATATAACTGCAGTTAAAAATTCATCCTTGATACGGTTTTGTGCAtggtaattttctttaaaatactaGCCTTTTGAATATGGATTTAATATCTGGAAGTTGCAGTTGATAAAGTgttttatcattaatattatattaatatgtttGCTGCTGCTACCAAGAGCTTTGTTAAGCAAGTTGGAGATGGAGGGAGATTAGTTCCTGTTCCAAGCCTCAGTGAAGCTGACAAATATCAACCTTTGAGCCTTgtggttaaaaagaaaagatgcttTTTGTTACAGAGAGCTAAATTTACCTCAACACCTTTCACGCTGAACGATATTCTCCTAGGAGACAGAGAAATTTCAGCTGGTAAGTGTttcaatagctttttaaaaacctGTTTTACTGTATTAGTAACTTAAATACAGATAGCATGTTACAAGAGTAGCATGATTTTTATTGAtaggcaaattttctattgagaTAGGTGTAGTGATATTAGTAAcagaaagaatgcttcaaatttACAGTGTCAAATCCAATAGGAGCTCAAAACATTTTCAAATCTATTAAAACGTGTGGAACTTCTCAATCTGGCATCTCTTCCTCTAGCTCTCCCTGTTGCTTTGTTTTTACTTACATATGTACTGTTACACCTTTCCCTCCCCTACTGAGTAGATGGTAAACTTCTTGTGGGCAGAGacaattttcatatttatttttgtgtgatccttgcttatcacagtgcctggctcattgtaagtgctcaataaatgtatattgaattgaatttttaataAGTTGTTTTGCCAAAtcaatttgcatttcattttataaCAATATTTGCTAATGTTTATTTAGTGCTTCagagtttacaaaacacttcacatattTTATTGAATTTGGTCCTCCCAagagctctgtgaggtaggtgctattattatctttgttttataggtaaggaaactgagactaagagggataaagtgacttgccattcCTTACTAGCCACAGCTGGTACATATCTGAGGCTGAGTGTAGAGTGGGcttcttgactctaaattcagggctttgtcactgtgtcacctagctacttCACACACTGAACAActacaaaatgggaatgatacccGTCTTGTTATCCCGTTAAGTTATGGTATGCACTAAATCAGATGATGAAAGGGATTTCCTTATAAGGAACTCCTCATTTATGACACTGTAAATAATCCTAGGAAATTGCTGAGGTTCAATGATTTACTTAGTGTCATACAGACACTATACATTATTATGTTAAACATATGGAGGCAGCTAAGATAGCTCAGTGATAGAGAGCtggtcctgagttcaaaaattGCTGAGGTTCAATGATTTACTTAGTGCCATACAGACACTATACATTATTATGTTAAACATATGAAGGCAGCTAAGATAGCTCAGTGATAGAGAGctggtcctgagttcaaatataacctcagatactagctgtgtgatcctgggcaagtcatttaacctccgttTGttctccactggagaaggaaatgacaaaccacttcagcatctttgccaagaaaatcctatgtGCAGTACTGGCATGCTATGGTGcacaggggtcacaaagagtcagtcatgactgaacaacaacaacataaagaTAATAAGGAtctagaggcagaatttgaatacaggttATCCTAACTTTgggtatctaggtggcacagtggataggatgctgggcctatcgtcaggaagacctgagttcaaatctagccttagatagttactagctgtgtgacccctggcaagttgcttaaccctgtttacctcagtttctcatctgtaaaatgatctggagaaggaaatggcaaaccactctaatattaatctttgccaagaaaaccccaagtagggtcacaaagagtcaaacatgactgaaaattactGAAACACCCTAACTTTAATATACCGGGCCATATTGCTTACGTAGAAGCAGAAGCACTTTGAAATGGATTAATTATCATATCATTATTTCTACTACCACTACTTATTGTTGTGATACTGTTGTTTTAGTCATTTAAGTTAAGTTATTGATATATTGAGGTAGCCTATTTTAGTTAACTGAATTTTTCTCAACCTACTTGGAACATAGAAGAGTTTAAATTGGTACTTTAATAACAGATTGTTATTTATAATAAAACTCCTACTGCCATACTCCTCCAATCTCTTCATGGGATATTTTCCTGAgtacaaagaaaagaataatatttatcatttaacTGCATAATTTACTGTAAATGGAATTGATATTTTGAAATTTTGGTTTAAATCATTGCCATTACTActataatttataatcttggggttttttaatgttgcacttttaaaataattagtgTAGGTGGGTAAGAGACATTTGAAACACAACGATGTTCTTTTATTAAAGGTATCTCATCCTACCAATTACTGAATTATGAAGATAAATCAGATGTTTCCCTCTGTGGAAGACGAGGAAATCATATGGTGAATGATGTTGGGATTAATGTTGCTGGATCAGATTCTATCGCAGTAAAAGCTTCCTTTGGTGTGGTAACTAAGCATGAAGTGGAAGTAACAACTTTGCTCAAGGAACTTACTACTAGGTTAGTATGCTTGTTTTTAATCTCCACTGGAGAAGTATGATCGTATTTAAATAATCTGATTAAATATTTGAATCTTacaaatttggctacaatacatTTAAAATGTGTGTTATATTTGACAAAGCTGAGCAATTTATTGTTTAGATTCAGAATGCTACAATTAATCTTGCAAATGAGTTTCaaaaattgtttgaaaaaatTCTCAACTGGCCCAGAAAATGTGCTTTTCTCAGGGCCACCTTTGATAAATGCTCTCTTACTTTCCTAACAATATTCCTTTACAGATTTCTATTTGTCTCCATGTTATTTGATAGTAGGCTCTTAATCAGTCAagcagtaagtatttattaatcgtTTACCAAATTAATAGGCAATGTTAAGTGGTGGGAAACACCCATACACATacgcaacaataacaacaaaaaaaccccaacccctGCCCTTGAAAACCTTACATATAGTGCTTACTACCCTGCTTGATATGagatggcccaatggatagagagctgggcctggagtcaataaGATTCCTCCTccagagtccaaatccagcctcagacacttcctatctgtgtgaccctgggcaagtcatttaactctgtttgcttcagtttcctcatctgtaaaatgagttggataaggaaaaaggcaaactactctagtatctttgccaagaaaactccaaaaggggttacaaagagttggacacgactgaaaaatgaaacaataacaacagtttttattgactgactttctaAAGAGGAAGATGAACTGAACTGGCAGAATAAAGAACCTGCTTGGTGCAAATATAACAAAAGTTCCTCCACATAGACAGATTTCtgcaaaaaacaaatttaataggttcatagatctagagttagaagagacattAGAAGCCCTctattccaacctcttcattttacggatgaggagactgaggcccagataggttaaGTTACCTGCCCAGcctcacacaggtaataagtagcagagtcagaatttgaactcaagcccttTAGATTCTAAATCTAACTCGTATTCCACtattataccacattgcctccctGCATCATATAGTCCAAGTccaaaaaattagaaaggagaggTGGCATCATGGTACCTGGCATGGTACCGTGTCCGTACAGTGCTGGCAGCATAATGGCTAGTCGCAGTTTTTTATCTTGCAGTGTGGAAGATCATTGGAGTCGTATCAATGAGTATTTTTTCTACAAGATTGTGCTGTAGGGATTCTTTTATatgcaaaagcaacaaaaatcaaagaaaattccTACTTTGTTCTGACTTGCCACACtaattatataatgataataataatatttaacatttatacagtgtttactatgtgccaggcactgtgctaagcactttaaaattattaactcatttgatcctcacaatgaccatcagaggtaggtgctatcagtatctccattttacagatgaggaaacagagacaaagacacaggaTACACAAGGAATACATGAGagtacagaaaataaaacaaaacaaaaaccttgaagAAATAAGATAGGAGGGATCTATGGTACAGACAATTCAAACAGAATATAGTTGATATATGTAGTACAGGCAACTATAGTTTCTCAACTATGCTATACTTAACTGTAGTTAAGAAATACCAAGTATagggagttttttttaaataggtaagCATTGTTGTACACTTTGCTTTCCCAGCAAACTACAGCAGTCCTGTGATCGCTTAAAACTAAGGTTTGTAGTTAAACTCTTTATAAAGAGTTTACTGAATTTCTTTTAGTCATAGTGATTCCTTTTAAGCTTGTTCAAATTGTTTTACATCATAGGCAAGtagatttttcttcatttttatgtctTCATAATTATGaataattagaaacaaaataaatgtaattagGTAATACAAAAATACCTgtgaatttctcttttctttattttagaaaaattaacttTGATCACTGCCTAATCCGTCAATCAAGGAGTAGTAGAAAGGCAGTATTGTGTGTGGTCATGGAAAGTATTAGAACAACACGCCAGTGTTCATTATCTGTGCATGCTGGAATGCGTGGGGAAGCAGTGAGGGTAAATATCCTTAAAAAACTTCTCTTACTAACTAAAAGGttgtgagatatatatatatatatatatatatatatatatatatattttaaaagctagAAACTAGTTTTTTAGAGGTAGTAAGACAAAAGAATAGTTGTAATAGCATTTTTTGGTTAAAATTTTGATAGAAAACGTGGAGTTTCTTTCACTGGAATTTTTGTGTGTCaaacttatgaaaaaaaaaatctccaagagCACTTGGATACTAAATTCAAGGAATTTTAATGATGCTTAAATACTCATCCTTGTGAAATAAAGTGCATATAACTAAAGACCAGCCTCACTGAATCCTTTAATCACAAGAATGAAAGCAGTAGTTTGGTTCAAAgagtatgtttttctttcttagtcatacagattaaatttttaaaacaaaggatTAAGGAGAGGTTGTTTATAGAAACCTAGAATGTTACAGTTTTCTATAGTCATATTTCTTGTGACCAAACTTAGCTCATTCAGAGtttaagcttttattttaaaatcattttgaaagTTATTTCTATTTAAATCTTTAGactgattctgtttcttctttatcttcatcCAGTGAAGCATAATAAACAATGATTtgattaatttcatttaaaaagaattgCGTTTTTAGGAATGGAAAGATAAGGTTTCGGCTAAATTTTATCTAAATCTTAGTGAAGTGAAGCTTTGTCTGCTTGGGACTACTGCTTTGTACTGAAACGGAAACAGAAAGTATTGATTTAATCTGGTTTAACAAACCATTCACCTATGAATTAGAACTTTCACTGGCCTGAAAGACGCAGACAGGCTTTTGGTTTAGAGTAACTTTCGAAGACTTTCTGAAGTCCCAAAGCATCAGAACAGCTCCACACATTAGTAGGCCAGTGAGACTGAAGGAAACTTTCAGATGATctatttgatttgcatttgtaaCTAGACATAAAAGGGGTGAGGGGGACTAAGAATTCAGCTCTTGGAGAGCATTATTATTGCATAGGATTTAAGATTATTAGATCTAACAGTAATGTGAATGGAATAGGGATAAAGTATTTCCTTCCTTGAGTTAAATTACCATTTCCAAGTAGAGAATTCTTATTCTTAGAAGAGCCAAATAGTTTCGAACAAGATGGTTCTTTACTTTAAAAGTAGACTTATCCTCAAATAATAATTAAGAAAACCTTGTCTAGAGAAGTGAACAAATGCAATTCCTTCAAAGTTTCATTCACACTCAAAGAATTTCCATTTCATGATTGACTCACTGCTAAtacatgttatttcttttttgaaaattagttTCACATTATTGATGAACAAAACCCAAAGGGAAGAGACAAAGCTATTGTTTTTCCAGCACACACAACCATAGCTTTTAGTGTTTTTgaacttttcatttatttggatGGTGCCTTTGGTAAGTAATTTGTTTGTGAGATATTTCATACTTATGCTTTTCAAATAAACTATATTAACTCAGAAATTACTTGGCAATTATTTTATGTGAAAATGAAATCATTAAAATTCACTAATACTTTCCAGAAGGGCAAGTCTTGTGCAGAGATGGCAGTAGGTGACTTTTAACTAGTATGGGGATCCCCCATTCCTCATAAAATCTACTACCTGCTTGCTTTATATCTTAAAGCAATTGTATTACATCCTCCAATTAGAGGTAAATGTCAAAAATGACTGGAAGAAGCAACATGTTGAACAACTGTTACACTAGGATATAAATGACTTATGTAAAATCTTTTTCTAAAAGCAGATTTTGATGGAAGGGGaagggtaagaaaaaaaaagaactgagcaCCTGAAAGGATAGGAAGTGTGTTTTTTGGGgtaggaggaagaaatgaggggaaagtatagaaaggaaagaattcgtGACCTTAAATATACTATGTTATGTTTGCCTAGGGCTGCTGGCCTTGATTTCCAGGTTTCTAgta
This Trichosurus vulpecula isolate mTriVul1 chromosome 2, mTriVul1.pri, whole genome shotgun sequence DNA region includes the following protein-coding sequences:
- the PJVK gene encoding pejvakin isoform X1, which gives rise to MFAAATKSFVKQVGDGGRLVPVPSLSEADKYQPLSLVVKKKRCFLLQRAKFTSTPFTLNDILLGDREISAGISSYQLLNYEDKSDVSLCGRRGNHMVNDVGINVAGSDSIAVKASFGVVTKHEVEVTTLLKELTTRKINFDHCLIRQSRSSRKAVLCVVMESIRTTRQCSLSVHAGMRGEAVRFHIIDEQNPKGRDKAIVFPAHTTIAFSVFELFIYLDGAFDLCVTSVSKGGFEREETTTFAILYRLRNILFERNRRVMDAIARSELYMDDLFSDYYYDKPLSMTDFSLREGTHVRVNLLNHNIPKGPCVLCGMGNYKRETVYGCFECSFNGQKYVRLHAVPCFDVWHKRMK